Proteins encoded by one window of Cyclobacteriaceae bacterium:
- a CDS encoding cation diffusion facilitator family transporter produces the protein MAHHHHHSSGKNLRAAFLLNAGFTIFELIGGFYVNSVAIISDAVHDLGDCLSLGTAWYLDAKSKKAASQSFSFGYRRFSLLGALINSIVLIIGSVFVIQAAIGRILSPESSNAQGMFVFALVGVAVNGYAAWKTSSGKTLNERIVTWHLLEDVLGWVAVLIVSVVLMFVENHYLDPALSLVITLFILWNVGKRLKETLFLFLQGHPVDINQKEIEDKILQIDYVDSLHHTHIWSLDGEHHVFTTHVRLKSGVSISELLMVKNRIKELMKNYPFEHFTIETELNNEYCALE, from the coding sequence ATGGCACATCATCACCACCATTCTTCTGGAAAAAATTTACGAGCAGCATTTCTCTTGAATGCTGGCTTTACCATTTTTGAATTGATTGGTGGATTTTATGTAAACAGTGTTGCCATCATTTCGGATGCCGTTCATGATTTGGGCGATTGCCTTTCGCTTGGAACCGCCTGGTACCTGGATGCTAAATCGAAAAAGGCCGCAAGTCAATCATTCTCTTTTGGTTACAGGCGCTTCTCCTTGCTGGGTGCGTTGATCAACAGTATTGTATTGATTATAGGTTCGGTTTTTGTGATTCAGGCTGCGATTGGCAGAATCCTTTCACCAGAATCTTCCAATGCCCAAGGCATGTTTGTTTTTGCGTTGGTCGGGGTGGCTGTTAACGGATATGCCGCATGGAAAACAAGTTCCGGAAAAACGCTTAATGAGCGCATTGTTACCTGGCATTTGCTTGAGGATGTACTCGGATGGGTTGCTGTCTTAATCGTTTCGGTGGTACTTATGTTTGTAGAAAACCACTACCTCGATCCGGCACTGTCGTTGGTCATAACACTTTTTATTCTGTGGAATGTAGGTAAGCGGTTAAAGGAAACCTTGTTCTTGTTTTTGCAGGGGCATCCGGTTGATATTAATCAGAAAGAAATTGAGGATAAGATACTGCAAATCGATTATGTCGATTCGTTACACCACACGCACATTTGGTCATTGGATGGTGAGCACCATGTGTTTACCACGCACGTCCGGCTTAAGTCGGGTGTTAGCATATCTGAATTGCTCATGGTAAAGAATCGAATCAAGGAACTCATGAAGAATTATCCCTTTGAGCATTTTACTATTGAAACCGAGTTGAATAATGAGTACTGTGCTCTTGAATAA
- a CDS encoding LysR family transcriptional regulator, producing the protein MNYTLHQLQIFLKITETKSITKAAEALHLTQPAVSIQLKNFQDQFDVPLTEVIGRQLFITDFGKEIAKSAETILNEVNGINQRLQAFKGKLTGSLRISVVSTGKYVMPYFLTGFLRQHTDVELLLDVSNKERVIESLENNEVDFSLVSVLPKNIQVDGIELMQNKLYLVTNHETKADKKTHTKKIFETLPLIYRETGSGTRQTMEKYFRLHGIHARKKMELTSNEAVKQAVIAGLGSSVMPLIGLKDELSNGDLHIIPVKGFPITSKWQLIWLKNKKFSPVAQAYLNYVKKEKNHIIHQHFDWYERY; encoded by the coding sequence ATGAATTATACGCTCCATCAACTTCAAATCTTTCTGAAAATCACGGAGACGAAAAGCATTACCAAAGCTGCCGAAGCCCTTCACCTCACACAGCCGGCTGTTTCGATACAACTGAAAAATTTTCAGGATCAATTTGATGTACCCCTAACCGAAGTAATTGGGCGCCAACTCTTCATCACTGATTTCGGAAAGGAAATTGCCAAATCTGCTGAAACCATTTTAAATGAAGTAAACGGAATTAACCAGCGACTTCAAGCCTTTAAAGGAAAGCTTACCGGAAGCCTGCGTATTTCAGTCGTCTCAACCGGAAAATATGTAATGCCTTACTTTTTAACCGGCTTTCTGCGTCAGCATACGGATGTGGAATTACTGCTTGATGTTTCCAACAAGGAGCGGGTAATTGAAAGCCTTGAGAATAACGAAGTTGACTTTTCGCTCGTATCGGTATTGCCGAAAAATATTCAGGTAGATGGTATCGAGCTCATGCAAAACAAACTTTACCTGGTTACCAATCATGAAACAAAAGCCGACAAGAAAACGCATACCAAAAAGATTTTCGAAACACTTCCGCTGATCTATCGGGAAACGGGATCGGGTACGCGTCAAACCATGGAAAAGTATTTCCGGTTGCATGGCATTCATGCCCGCAAAAAAATGGAACTCACGTCAAATGAAGCCGTAAAGCAAGCCGTAATTGCAGGACTCGGTTCATCCGTTATGCCGCTTATTGGCCTTAAGGATGAACTAAGCAATGGCGACCTGCACATCATACCTGTTAAAGGATTTCCGATAACGTCTAAGTGGCAACTTATTTGGCTGAAAAACAAAAAGTTTTCACCTGTTGCTCAGGCTTATCTAAACTATGTAAAAAAGGAAAAGAACCACATCATACATCAGCATTTTGATTGGTATGAGCGGTATTGA
- a CDS encoding PAS domain S-box protein, whose translation MSEDVLNRADLPGTDLEALHRVEETLRKNEFRLRTLFNTAHDAIFTMDYKTFTDCNDATLRIFQCKKEDIVGQTPYRFSPAHQPDGRTSEEAAMEKINAVLQGEPQFFEWMHIRLDGTPFQAEVSLNRLDLEGDVQILAIVRDISKRKQTEQENKRLALVANNTTNMVVIANAAGEIEWVNPAFERTTGYKLEEIIGRKPGHFLRGPESDPKAAQMMRENLRKGEGFKEVELINYTKEGKPYWVSIEVQPIRDNQGKVTQFIAIESDITERKASQKALEERNEELVKINAELDRFVYSASHDLRAPISSLLGLVEIARMEKDPQSLERLLDLKKKSLLRLDQFIKDIVDHSRNTRLQVEVEPVHFESLVNSALEQLQFMDNMERIWRVVDVKQTGKFYSAPSRLNIIFNNLLSNAIKYADMTKENPTIEVRVMANEKEAEIRISDNGEGIESSSLPKIFEMFYRASTKGVGSGLGLYIVKEAVDKIQGTIQVKSEPGKGTEFTLSIPSLGKN comes from the coding sequence ATGTCTGAAGATGTGCTTAATCGTGCTGATCTGCCGGGTACCGATCTGGAAGCCTTGCACCGTGTGGAAGAAACGCTTCGAAAGAATGAGTTTCGGTTGCGAACCCTGTTCAACACCGCCCATGATGCCATCTTTACCATGGATTACAAGACCTTTACGGATTGTAATGATGCCACCCTTCGCATTTTTCAATGTAAGAAAGAAGATATAGTTGGTCAAACTCCCTACCGATTTTCACCCGCTCATCAACCTGATGGCCGTACTTCGGAAGAAGCAGCTATGGAGAAAATCAATGCGGTGCTTCAAGGCGAACCGCAATTTTTTGAGTGGATGCACATCCGGCTTGATGGTACACCTTTTCAGGCCGAGGTTTCACTTAATCGGCTCGACCTGGAGGGTGATGTACAGATACTTGCCATAGTTCGGGACATCAGCAAACGCAAACAAACCGAGCAGGAAAATAAACGCCTGGCCCTGGTGGCTAACAATACCACTAACATGGTGGTGATCGCTAACGCTGCAGGCGAAATTGAATGGGTTAATCCTGCCTTTGAACGCACAACCGGTTATAAACTTGAAGAAATTATCGGGCGTAAACCCGGGCATTTTCTACGCGGACCGGAATCTGATCCGAAAGCAGCGCAAATGATGCGGGAGAATCTTCGCAAAGGCGAAGGCTTCAAAGAAGTTGAATTGATTAATTATACCAAAGAAGGCAAACCGTACTGGGTAAGTATTGAGGTACAGCCCATACGCGACAATCAAGGTAAGGTAACGCAATTCATTGCTATCGAAAGTGATATTACCGAACGCAAAGCAAGCCAGAAAGCACTTGAAGAACGAAATGAAGAACTGGTAAAAATCAATGCGGAACTGGATCGATTTGTTTATTCCGCTTCGCATGATTTACGTGCACCCATATCATCGTTATTGGGGCTTGTTGAAATTGCACGGATGGAAAAAGATCCGCAAAGTCTGGAGCGGCTACTCGATCTGAAAAAGAAAAGCTTGTTGCGTCTTGACCAGTTTATCAAAGATATTGTTGATCATTCCCGCAACACACGCCTTCAGGTAGAGGTGGAGCCTGTGCATTTTGAATCACTGGTTAACAGTGCCCTTGAGCAGCTTCAATTCATGGATAACATGGAGCGCATCTGGCGTGTGGTGGATGTGAAGCAAACTGGAAAATTCTATAGTGCACCCAGTCGGTTGAACATCATTTTCAATAACCTGCTTTCCAATGCAATCAAATATGCCGACATGACCAAAGAAAACCCGACCATTGAAGTTCGGGTGATGGCCAATGAAAAGGAAGCTGAAATACGAATTTCCGATAATGGAGAGGGGATTGAATCCAGTTCACTTCCCAAAATATTTGAAATGTTCTATCGGGCCTCCACAAAAGGTGTCGGTTCAGGGCTTGGGCTTTACATTGTAAAAGAAGCTGTTGATAAAATTCAGGGTACCATTCAAGTAAAAAGTGAACCGGGAAAAGGAACCGAATTTACACTTTCAATTCCAAGTCTGGGGAAAAACTAA
- a CDS encoding amidohydrolase family protein — protein sequence MKKFALLFTGFFLCLLLSCTDRNPKADRIILNADIWTGDQSNPSAQAMAIAGDSLLAVVSNAEIEKYIGPNTEVIDLNGAFVTPGFIDSHVHFLMGGFNLSGVQLRDAKTKEEFISRIKAFAETVPAGTWILGGDWDHENWGGELPTRQWIDAVTPDHPVWITRLDGHMSLANTAALTAAGVDRAVKDVEGGTIVRDANGNLTGIFKDNATNIVDRHVPEPSPEQVDNALQAAMKYVASFGVTSVHHMAGHIDALERARKSNNMITRIYAMYPISQWEVLNEKIAREGRGDKWLKVGGLKGFVDGSLGSHTAAFFEPFTDAPSDTGLWVNTPEQLYTWISAADKAGLQLMVHAIGDRAINTLLNIYERVERENGSKDRRFRIEHAQHIAHQDIPRFAALNVIPSMQPYHAIDDGRWAEKVIGPERIKTTYAFKSLFDAGAMVAFGSDWFVAPPTPLEGIYAAVTRRTLDDQNPDGWVPEQKITVEQALIAYTRNAAYASFDEKLKGTLTPGKLADFVVLSEDLRTVAPDQIRNVRVLNTWVGGKEVFRAE from the coding sequence ATGAAAAAATTTGCCCTTCTATTCACAGGATTTTTTTTGTGTCTACTGCTTTCTTGCACAGATAGAAATCCAAAAGCCGACCGTATTATTTTAAACGCTGATATCTGGACAGGCGATCAATCCAATCCATCTGCGCAAGCCATGGCTATTGCCGGAGATTCGCTTTTGGCTGTCGTCAGCAATGCTGAAATTGAAAAGTACATAGGACCAAACACAGAGGTTATTGATCTAAACGGAGCATTTGTAACCCCCGGTTTTATCGATTCTCATGTGCACTTTTTAATGGGTGGCTTTAACCTCTCTGGTGTGCAATTACGTGACGCAAAAACTAAAGAGGAGTTTATTAGTCGTATTAAGGCTTTCGCAGAAACCGTGCCCGCTGGTACCTGGATTTTGGGTGGCGATTGGGATCATGAAAACTGGGGCGGTGAATTGCCAACACGGCAATGGATTGATGCCGTAACACCCGATCATCCGGTATGGATAACCCGGCTTGACGGGCATATGTCGTTGGCCAATACCGCAGCGTTAACAGCTGCCGGAGTTGATCGTGCTGTTAAAGATGTTGAAGGAGGTACCATTGTGCGTGATGCCAATGGAAACCTGACGGGTATTTTTAAGGATAACGCCACCAATATTGTCGACAGGCATGTACCTGAACCTTCACCTGAACAGGTGGATAACGCCTTGCAGGCAGCCATGAAATATGTGGCCTCGTTTGGGGTAACATCCGTTCATCATATGGCAGGGCACATAGATGCATTGGAACGGGCACGAAAAAGTAATAACATGATTACCCGCATCTATGCCATGTACCCGATCAGTCAATGGGAAGTATTAAATGAAAAGATAGCACGTGAAGGCAGGGGCGACAAGTGGCTGAAAGTTGGAGGCTTGAAAGGTTTTGTGGATGGCTCCTTAGGTTCACATACGGCAGCATTCTTTGAACCGTTTACCGATGCGCCAAGTGATACAGGGTTATGGGTGAACACACCCGAGCAATTATATACCTGGATAAGTGCAGCCGACAAAGCCGGACTGCAATTGATGGTACATGCGATTGGTGATCGGGCCATAAATACATTGCTGAATATTTATGAACGTGTAGAACGGGAAAACGGATCGAAGGACAGGCGTTTTCGAATTGAACATGCACAGCACATTGCTCACCAAGATATTCCCAGGTTTGCTGCGTTAAACGTTATTCCCAGTATGCAGCCGTATCATGCCATTGATGATGGGCGCTGGGCAGAGAAAGTAATTGGTCCGGAACGGATTAAAACGACTTATGCCTTTAAAAGTTTATTTGATGCAGGAGCAATGGTGGCATTTGGTAGTGACTGGTTTGTAGCTCCGCCAACACCGCTTGAAGGAATTTACGCGGCTGTTACCCGAAGAACCCTTGATGATCAAAATCCGGATGGTTGGGTTCCGGAACAGAAGATTACTGTTGAACAAGCGCTTATTGCCTATACACGAAATGCAGCATATGCCTCTTTTGATGAGAAGTTAAAGGGCACCTTAACTCCGGGCAAGCTAGCCGATTTTGTGGTATTGAGTGAGGACTTGCGCACCGTTGCTCCGGATCAAATCCGTAACGTTCGTGTGTTGAATACCTGGGTAGGAGGAAAGGAAGTGTTTCGTGCGGAATAA
- a CDS encoding VOC family protein, whose protein sequence is MTLEHVAIWTQNLEQLKDFYVTYFGGLPNEKYNNPQKQFSSYFIRFKSGARLELMSRPDIPANVNDSIVKQYLGIIHLAFGVDTMDEVDRKAEELKNAGFQILSGPRKTGDGYYEFETLDPDNNRIEVTTIFR, encoded by the coding sequence ATGACCTTAGAACATGTTGCCATTTGGACGCAAAACCTCGAACAGTTAAAGGATTTTTACGTGACGTATTTCGGAGGTTTACCAAATGAAAAATATAACAACCCACAAAAGCAATTCAGTAGCTATTTTATTCGCTTTAAATCTGGTGCGCGACTTGAGTTAATGTCGAGACCGGATATACCGGCAAACGTAAATGATTCAATTGTAAAGCAATACCTGGGAATTATTCATCTTGCCTTTGGCGTTGATACCATGGACGAAGTTGACAGGAAAGCCGAAGAGCTGAAGAATGCGGGTTTTCAAATCTTATCGGGTCCGCGCAAAACTGGTGATGGTTACTACGAATTTGAAACCCTTGACCCGGATAACAATCGGATTGAGGTAACCACTATTTTTCGCTGA